One Archangium violaceum genomic window, CCGGCCGCTTCCTCCCGGGCGCCACTTCCTGGCTGGGGGCGGGTCCCACCTCGGGCATGGGACGGGCGGAGGTCACCGGAGAGGTCGAGCGATGAGGGGCGAGCCCGAGCATCGCCAGCCCGAGGACCAGAACCAACGCGACGCCCGCGCCCACCCACCACCGGGAGGTGCCTCGAGCGCGTGGGGGCGCGGAGACGGCCGGGGCCTCTGCTTCGCTTGCTGGCGCGGCCACCGTGGGCGGTGCCGGCGTGGCGGGCTCCTCGGCGTGCGAGGTGGGCTCGCCGCGACGTGGGTGGCGCCGCTCGTACGCCTCCAGTCGCCGCCACCGTGCTTCTTCGTCCTCGTCCTCCAACTCCCCCTCGGCCGCCGTGGTGGCGGTGTCCGGGCCCCACGCCTCACACAGTGGCACGTCCCACGTCGCGTCCGCTCGCGCCAGGGCCTCCTCCAACGCGGCGTCCACCGCCCGGGCGTCCGGGTAGCGCGCCTCGGGTGCCTTCTCCAGCATGCGCAGGCACACGGCCGCGAGCGCCTGGGGCACGCGCGGGTTGCGCACCCGGGGTGATTCGGGCCGCTGGTGCAGGATGGCCTCTCCCAGCGCCCAGGCGTCCGCGTGCGCGTCGCCCGTCTCCTCCACCTGGAAGGGGAAGGTGCCCGTCAGCAGCCAGTAGAGCAGCACCCCGAGTGCCCACAGATCGTCCCGGGCGCTCGCCTCGTAACGCTCGCCCTCGCGGCGCCTTCGCTTGAAGCCCTCCGCCTCGGGGCTGCGGTAGGGCGCGGTGCCCGGCAGCAGGGGGCCCGTCACCTGGTGCGCTCCGGGGAAGGTGCCCACGCCGAAGTCCACCAGCACCGGCTGCCCGTCCGCCTCGCGCACCACCACGTTGGCGCACTTCACGTCGCGGTGCACCACGCGCGCCCGGTGCACGGCCGCGAGTTGCCGCGCCAGTGCCCGCACCAGCTCCGCCACCCGCCGGGCCGACGGGTTGTGCCGCTTCGCCCACGCGTGCAGCGCCCGCCCCTGGACGTACTCCATGACGAGGTACACGAAGCGCGGCGCCTTCTCCGGCCACTCGCCATGTCCCCGCATCGCCACCCAGCCGATGCGCCGCAACCGCAGCAGCACCTCCAACTCCCGCCACGCCCAGGCCGCCGCGCGAGGCAGGTGGATGAACTTCACCGCGTACGCCTTCCCGCTCGGACTCCTGGCCCGGTACACCGTGCCCTGACTGCCACCGCCCAGCCTCGCCTCCAGGTGCAGCCCGCCCACTCGCGTCCCGGGCAGGGGCAATTGTGGCTCCAGGGGCTCCGTGACGGCCCGCCTCCACAGCATGCGCCGTTGTACCTTCAGCCATGTCCTCGTGGACCGCTCGGCCTCGACCCCGTTCATGTGCTCAACCTCCGAGGTGAGGCAGGGTAACATGACCCACTGATGCAGTCGGGTCCACTGTTCGTCGCTTCAACCGTCCACGGTGTGGATGCTCGTCCGTCAGGTTGTGCGAACACTCCAGGCGGCCAGGGCCATGTCGGCCGCGAGTACAGTTTTCACATCGGGGTGCGCTGCGAATCGTGGATGCACGATGTCATTCTCCATACATATCGATGCGCCCTTGAATCCCCTGTTGGAGGAGTTGCCCGTCCACGTGCGGTCCTCCCTGCAGGAGCAGCTCCAGACCATCGCGGAGGCCGCCGAGTACCTGCCGCCGCAGGATCCCCTCTGGCGCGAAGTGGCCCAGCCGGACGGGGATGGCCTGCGGATGTATGTCGCGGGCTGCTGCGTCCGCTTTCACCTGCAGCCCGAAAACCGCCGGGTGTTCGTGGCGCAGATCGGCCGTGTGCGAATACGCCTGCCTGCTTCCCTGTCCCTGAGCCAGTGAGGCAAGTGTCCAGCCAGAACGCGCCGAATGCCTGCTGGTTGACACCTGACCGGATGAGTCTCCCTGCCATTGCACCCCGGATGGATATAGTTCGCCCAGACGGAGTGGGCTCCGCCCCCATGGGGTGGGCTCCGCCGGGCAGGATAGGGACCTGGGAAGGGTACGGAGAGCCACATGCAGACGGGACCGCGAATCCGGATTGGCATCCTGGACGACCAACAGCTCTTCCGTGAGAGCCTGGCTGCTCTCTTCGCGAGCGCGGGTCATGAGGTGGCCGTCCAGAGCCCCGATGTGGAGGGCTTCCTGGCGCAGCTCCAGGAGTCGGCTCTGGATGTGGCCGTGGTGGATCTACGGCTCGAGCGCATGGGCAGCGCGGAAGTGGACGACGGCCTGCGCCTGGTGGCGCTGCTGAGGGAGCGGTCTCCGCGAACCCGCGTGCTCATCCTCTCGGGTCAGCGGGAGCCCGCGCAGATGGAGCGCTGCTTCCAGGCGGGAGTCGCTGGCTTCGTCAGCAAGCTCAACGTGAGCTGCGCCGAATTGGTGGCCGCCGTGGAGCAGGTGGCCCGGGGCGAGTGGGTCGTTCCGTCGGAGTTCGTGAGTCCGATGCAGGTCGCCCAGGAGGCGAGCGAGCGCGCCTCGCCGTTGGATCGGCTCACCCTGCGTGAGCGCGAGGTGCTGAGCCTGGTGGCGATCGGCGCGGACAACCTGCAGATCTCCGCCCGGCTCGGCATCACCGAGCGCACGGTGAAGGCGCACGTCTCCAATCTCTATCGCAAGCTGGGGGTGCAGAACCGCGTGGAGATGGCGATGCTGGGATTCCAGTCCGGGCTCTCCAGCACCCCGGACGCACACCCACAGCCCTAGGGAGTGCCGCGGCTCCGCTCACGGAAGGCCGTGAGCTTCTGGATGAGCTCGGCGCCCTGGACGCTCTTGGAGAGGTAGCCGTCCGCGCCGGAGGCCCGCGCCAGCGAGCGCAGCCGCGCCTCGTCCGAGGCCGAGTAGAGGATGA contains:
- a CDS encoding response regulator transcription factor — protein: MQTGPRIRIGILDDQQLFRESLAALFASAGHEVAVQSPDVEGFLAQLQESALDVAVVDLRLERMGSAEVDDGLRLVALLRERSPRTRVLILSGQREPAQMERCFQAGVAGFVSKLNVSCAELVAAVEQVARGEWVVPSEFVSPMQVAQEASERASPLDRLTLREREVLSLVAIGADNLQISARLGITERTVKAHVSNLYRKLGVQNRVEMAMLGFQSGLSSTPDAHPQP
- a CDS encoding serine/threonine-protein kinase, giving the protein MNGVEAERSTRTWLKVQRRMLWRRAVTEPLEPQLPLPGTRVGGLHLEARLGGGSQGTVYRARSPSGKAYAVKFIHLPRAAAWAWRELEVLLRLRRIGWVAMRGHGEWPEKAPRFVYLVMEYVQGRALHAWAKRHNPSARRVAELVRALARQLAAVHRARVVHRDVKCANVVVREADGQPVLVDFGVGTFPGAHQVTGPLLPGTAPYRSPEAEGFKRRRREGERYEASARDDLWALGVLLYWLLTGTFPFQVEETGDAHADAWALGEAILHQRPESPRVRNPRVPQALAAVCLRMLEKAPEARYPDARAVDAALEEALARADATWDVPLCEAWGPDTATTAAEGELEDEDEEARWRRLEAYERRHPRRGEPTSHAEEPATPAPPTVAAPASEAEAPAVSAPPRARGTSRWWVGAGVALVLVLGLAMLGLAPHRSTSPVTSARPMPEVGPAPSQEVAPGRKRPEGDGGAAPREAATPAPVARATPPKDTHVKTSRKTSQKESSTPAGKAGALLTCTALAAGCAGPTTAQVRPTPAPAECPPDAARTMKELELEAPGHDWSGIVSIPGSEPITTVRPGPATLVLDENWGKLPIGTFFSGEILFGEKEVFGRFTRAHTPDGHTYSVCTVVTRGGSTTSWGMMRPGSEPDTAIVRGSAFLYPVKRFE